In one Anaerobranca californiensis DSM 14826 genomic region, the following are encoded:
- a CDS encoding sugar ABC transporter ATP-binding protein — translation MIKLKDIRKEYYQNPVLKGINLEIAPGEIHAIVGENGAGKSTLMNILFGMPVIHETGGYSGEIYIDGQRVEIPSPHKAMELGIGMVHQEFMLLPNFTVTENIKLNREITKPNPLSKILGKKLETLDYEQMNRESQQALEKTGMTIDEYLPVAGLPVGHMQFVEIAREIDKKEVKILVFDEPTAVLTEKEAEVLLSTMKNLAATGISILFITHRLDEVIEVAHRITVLRDGEQVATIDKEQATVAKLAELMVGRKVNRIISEKDNIEKDEVILKITDLYVDMPGEQVEGFSLEVKKGEIIGIGGLAGHGKIGIANGIMGLYPSSGKVEFEGMDLPLNNPAKILEKGIAFVSEDRRGVGLLLDDSIEENICIAAQQVKNKFFRKIFGINFENKKAVREKTQEMIKMLDIRCTGPKQVVKRLSGGNQQKVCIARALTLEPKILFISEPTRGIDIGAKTLVLELLKTLNKELGMTIIMTSSELGELRSICHRVAIIYQGKNVGILKPDDSDIKYGLLMAGTLEQLEEVVENG, via the coding sequence GTGATCAAACTGAAAGATATCCGAAAAGAATATTATCAAAATCCAGTTTTAAAAGGAATAAATTTAGAAATAGCTCCTGGGGAAATCCATGCCATAGTAGGGGAAAATGGAGCAGGTAAGTCTACTTTAATGAATATCCTATTTGGTATGCCTGTTATCCATGAAACAGGTGGATATTCTGGGGAAATCTACATAGATGGACAAAGGGTGGAAATACCTAGTCCCCATAAAGCCATGGAACTGGGAATAGGTATGGTACATCAGGAATTCATGTTATTACCTAATTTTACTGTAACAGAAAATATTAAATTAAATAGGGAAATTACAAAACCTAATCCTTTAAGTAAAATTTTAGGTAAGAAACTTGAAACTTTAGACTATGAGCAAATGAACAGAGAAAGTCAACAAGCATTAGAGAAAACGGGAATGACTATAGATGAATATCTCCCTGTGGCAGGTTTACCTGTAGGTCATATGCAGTTTGTGGAAATTGCCAGGGAAATAGATAAAAAAGAAGTTAAAATTTTGGTATTTGATGAACCAACTGCAGTTTTAACAGAAAAAGAAGCAGAAGTCCTGCTATCTACAATGAAAAACTTGGCAGCTACAGGTATTTCGATATTATTTATTACCCATAGATTAGATGAAGTGATTGAAGTTGCCCATAGGATTACGGTACTAAGAGATGGAGAGCAAGTAGCAACTATAGACAAAGAACAGGCCACTGTAGCTAAACTGGCAGAACTTATGGTAGGGCGAAAGGTCAATAGAATTATCAGTGAGAAGGATAACATAGAGAAAGATGAAGTTATTCTTAAAATAACTGATCTCTATGTAGACATGCCTGGGGAACAGGTAGAAGGTTTTTCTCTAGAAGTTAAAAAAGGGGAAATAATTGGTATCGGAGGATTAGCAGGGCACGGGAAAATAGGTATTGCCAATGGGATAATGGGTCTTTATCCAAGTAGTGGCAAAGTGGAATTTGAGGGAATGGATCTTCCCTTAAATAATCCCGCTAAAATATTGGAAAAGGGGATTGCCTTTGTATCAGAAGATCGTCGAGGAGTAGGGCTATTATTGGATGATAGTATAGAAGAAAATATCTGTATTGCAGCCCAACAAGTAAAAAATAAATTCTTTAGAAAAATTTTCGGGATAAATTTTGAAAATAAAAAAGCTGTTAGAGAAAAAACTCAAGAAATGATTAAAATGTTAGATATACGCTGCACTGGTCCTAAACAAGTCGTTAAAAGACTAAGTGGAGGTAATCAACAAAAGGTTTGTATTGCTAGAGCATTAACATTAGAACCAAAGATTCTCTTTATTTCAGAACCTACCAGGGGTATAGATATTGGGGCAAAGACCCTTGTTTTAGAACTTTTGAAAACCCTTAATAAAGAGTTGGGGATGACAATTATCATGACATCTAGTGAACTAGGAGAATTACGATCTATTTGCCATAGAGTAGCAATTATATATCAAGGGAAGAATGTGGGAATTCTCAAGCCCGATGATTCAGATATCAAATACGGTTTGCTTATGGCAGGAACTTTAGAACAGTTGGAGGAGGTGGTAGAAAATGGGTAA
- a CDS encoding ABC transporter permease subunit, whose protein sequence is MLHPRFKNTFLDLLKKNAVPIFFSIICILGVMVADTTMTFLIREIILRMARNSFLVISLIIPIMAGLGLNFGIVLGAMAGQVAVIMITHWEIPGFTGFGLSVLLSTPIAILFGYLVGLILNKAKGKEMITGMILGFFANGLYQLVFLVMVGTVIPMSNEVLLLSSGVGLRNSIDLKGIRRALDNPLSISYGMIFIPILTIICIVLLCLLIRFLIKSKLGQDFRSVGSNMHIAAIAGIDVDKTRIKAIIISTILAAWGQLIFLQSIGTLNTFGSHEQVGTFAVASILIGGATVTKATIGHALLGTFLFHTLFIISPLAGQKLLGDPQVGEFFRVFVAYGVIAVALALHAWKGSKKKF, encoded by the coding sequence ATGCTACACCCTAGATTTAAAAATACCTTTTTAGATTTATTGAAGAAAAACGCTGTCCCAATATTTTTTTCTATAATCTGTATTTTAGGAGTTATGGTAGCAGATACAACTATGACATTCTTAATTAGAGAAATTATTTTGCGGATGGCTAGAAATTCTTTCTTAGTTATTTCTTTAATAATACCTATTATGGCAGGTTTAGGATTGAATTTTGGGATAGTGTTGGGAGCTATGGCAGGTCAAGTGGCTGTGATTATGATTACCCATTGGGAGATACCTGGGTTTACTGGGTTTGGTTTATCTGTCCTTTTATCTACCCCTATCGCAATATTGTTTGGTTACTTAGTGGGACTTATATTAAACAAAGCAAAAGGGAAAGAAATGATTACTGGGATGATTTTAGGTTTTTTTGCCAATGGTTTATACCAATTAGTTTTTTTGGTGATGGTGGGGACAGTAATACCTATGTCCAATGAGGTATTGTTATTATCTTCAGGTGTGGGACTTAGAAACTCCATTGATTTAAAGGGAATTCGCAGGGCGTTGGATAATCCCTTAAGTATCAGTTATGGTATGATTTTTATTCCAATACTTACAATTATTTGTATTGTTCTCCTTTGTCTTTTGATAAGATTTCTAATAAAAAGTAAGTTAGGGCAAGATTTTAGAAGTGTAGGCAGTAATATGCACATAGCGGCAATTGCAGGGATAGATGTAGATAAAACGAGAATAAAGGCAATAATTATTTCCACAATCCTTGCAGCATGGGGTCAATTGATTTTTCTACAAAGTATAGGAACTTTAAATACCTTCGGAAGCCATGAACAAGTAGGTACCTTTGCCGTAGCATCTATTCTAATAGGAGGTGCTACGGTAACTAAAGCTACTATTGGTCACGCCCTGTTAGGCACCTTTTTGTTCCATACTTTATTTATCATTTCTCCATTAGCAGGACAAAAACTTTTAGGTGATCCACAAGTAGGTGAATTTTTTAGGGTTTTTGTGGCCTATGGCGTTATTGCCGTAGCTTTGGCCCTCCACGCCTGGAAGGGTAGCAAGAAAAAATTTTAA
- a CDS encoding ABC transporter permease, with product MKILFIALKDIVILIKDQKSLISLIIAPLILTLILGISLNSLWAQGSSDNPLGTLLVVNNDLEGFFSEILINKVYLSEEFSSKIYVELIDDESQGKERVKQGKAAALVKIPLNFSKDIWEGNPTTIEILGDNGNEFLPPIILNVTETFIDEVSLRLVASQIATEYLTGSEIESEKINLFFQKIERTENKVRIAKDLRFIKTPDTTNPISATGYYSAAMAVMYLLFNANLGGKRILLEKEQGTWQRIKTTQISPLQFILGKTIGIYFSAILQMLVLISATSLIYGVKWGHPISVITFCLVVAFAASGIGIFIAALATSSTSADSLGTFIILVMSAIGGSMWPIYGMPPFMKFLSNFTFNRWALDGFTNIMFFNYPLNNLLNNILYLVIIGILSLSIATLVLSKRVVD from the coding sequence GTGAAAATATTATTTATAGCTTTAAAAGATATTGTAATATTAATTAAAGATCAAAAGTCTCTTATTTCACTTATAATAGCTCCATTAATTTTAACATTGATTTTAGGTATTTCTTTAAATTCTCTCTGGGCTCAAGGAAGTAGCGATAATCCTTTAGGAACTTTATTAGTGGTAAATAATGATCTAGAAGGATTTTTTTCGGAAATTCTCATAAATAAAGTATACCTTTCAGAAGAATTTAGCTCTAAGATTTATGTAGAGTTAATTGATGATGAAAGCCAAGGAAAAGAAAGGGTTAAACAAGGGAAAGCTGCTGCTTTAGTTAAAATACCCTTAAATTTTTCTAAAGATATCTGGGAAGGGAACCCTACTACCATCGAAATTTTAGGTGATAATGGCAATGAATTTCTCCCCCCTATTATTTTAAATGTTACGGAAACCTTTATAGATGAAGTTTCATTGAGATTAGTTGCTTCCCAAATAGCAACAGAATATTTAACTGGTAGTGAAATAGAATCAGAAAAGATTAACCTCTTTTTTCAAAAAATAGAAAGGACGGAAAATAAGGTTAGGATTGCAAAGGATCTCCGTTTTATCAAGACTCCCGATACTACAAACCCTATTTCAGCAACCGGTTACTATTCTGCAGCAATGGCAGTAATGTATTTACTTTTCAATGCAAATTTAGGCGGAAAACGAATTTTATTGGAAAAAGAGCAGGGAACTTGGCAACGGATCAAAACTACACAAATCAGCCCTTTACAATTTATACTAGGAAAAACTATTGGCATTTATTTTTCTGCAATTTTACAAATGTTAGTATTAATTTCTGCCACATCTTTAATCTATGGTGTAAAATGGGGCCATCCAATATCGGTCATCACCTTCTGTTTAGTCGTTGCCTTTGCTGCCTCAGGAATAGGTATATTTATAGCTGCTTTAGCTACCTCTTCTACATCGGCAGATAGTCTAGGAACTTTCATCATCTTAGTCATGTCTGCCATCGGTGGCTCCATGTGGCCAATATATGGCATGCCCCCTTTTATGAAATTTCTAAGCAATTTTACATTCAATCGTTGGGCTTTAGATGGATTTACTAACATAATGTTTTTCAATTACCCATTAAATAACTTATTAAATAACATTCTTTATCTTGTTATTATTGGAATTTTATCTTTATCAATAGCTACTTTAGTTCTAAGTAAAAGGGTGGTGGATTAG
- a CDS encoding ABC transporter permease subunit: MGKSKLQNIIEKAGWPRLIIAAFLLSLIIAGYILKLQMSQIIGSMLVRTGMNGILVLAMIPSIRVGAGPNFGLPLGIICGLLGAVISIELGFIGFKGFTIAILISLPLSILCGYLYGLLLNKVKGQEMLVGTYLGFSVVSGICMFWARAPFTSPLMIWPYGGVGLRVTISIEEIFDKVLNNFMKFSLFGVTIPTGLLLTFALFCVALGLFHKTKTGIGMKVAGSNPAFAKACGLNVDRYRILGIILSTVLGAIGILVYAQSFGFLQLYLAPLFMAFPVVAAILIGGATLKRATIAQCIVGTFLFQSLLVIALPIANELITGNLSEVTRIIIMNGIILYALTRKSGGEH, from the coding sequence ATGGGTAAAAGTAAATTGCAAAATATTATAGAGAAGGCCGGTTGGCCTAGGTTAATTATTGCTGCCTTTCTGTTATCTCTAATAATTGCAGGCTATATTTTAAAATTACAAATGTCTCAAATTATTGGAAGTATGCTGGTTAGAACGGGAATGAATGGTATATTAGTTTTAGCGATGATACCATCAATCCGGGTTGGTGCAGGACCTAACTTTGGCTTACCTTTAGGAATTATCTGTGGATTATTAGGAGCCGTTATATCTATAGAATTAGGTTTTATAGGTTTTAAAGGATTTACTATAGCTATTTTAATTTCTTTACCTTTAAGTATACTGTGTGGCTATTTATATGGCTTACTGTTAAATAAAGTTAAGGGTCAAGAAATGTTAGTCGGTACTTATTTAGGCTTTTCAGTAGTTTCAGGAATTTGCATGTTTTGGGCAAGGGCTCCCTTTACTAGTCCTTTAATGATTTGGCCATATGGTGGAGTAGGTTTAAGGGTAACTATTTCTATTGAAGAAATATTTGATAAAGTGTTAAATAATTTTATGAAATTTTCCTTATTTGGGGTAACTATTCCCACTGGACTATTATTAACCTTTGCCCTGTTTTGTGTTGCCTTGGGGTTGTTTCATAAAACTAAAACTGGTATAGGGATGAAAGTTGCGGGAAGTAATCCCGCCTTTGCTAAAGCCTGTGGTTTAAATGTAGATAGATATCGGATATTAGGTATTATTTTATCTACAGTATTAGGAGCAATAGGAATTTTAGTGTATGCCCAATCCTTTGGATTTTTACAATTATATTTAGCACCCCTTTTTATGGCTTTCCCTGTAGTAGCAGCAATTTTAATTGGTGGGGCTACATTGAAGAGGGCGACCATAGCTCAATGTATAGTGGGAACTTTCTTATTCCAGTCTCTTCTAGTCATCGCCCTTCCAATTGCCAATGAACTGATAACAGGAAACCTTTCTGAAGTAACGAGAATAATCATTATGAACGGAATAATTTTGTATGCTTTAACTAGAAAGTCTGGAGGTGAACATTAA
- a CDS encoding D-alanyl-D-alanine carboxypeptidase family protein: MKKGRLYIFISIVVILISFNLLNNILNARSEDLSTGSENLIEDNTPKELQIRLLVSENEGGSVFGGGTIKKGNEILIEAKVEENYIFDGWYLNGELLSSEPKYKFTPEKSMEIQAKFILKDIQYLAVDPDNILTLVTKNVSLGNYRPSDLVELPKYLLSRPQWRYYLRKEAAYYLEKMWEDAKEQGITLYVASAFRDYETQKQIYNNHVLKYGEEMANRVSAKPGTSEHQLGTTVDFVDRPEGTLSQSFANTPAGKWLMENAYKYGFVLSYPEGKESITGYIFEPWHYRYIGVDKAKAWKESGLTLNQFLKELPQNLIKLEATNTNN; the protein is encoded by the coding sequence ATGAAAAAGGGAAGGCTATATATATTTATATCAATTGTTGTAATTCTTATTTCCTTTAATTTGTTAAACAACATATTAAATGCCCGTTCAGAAGACTTAAGCACCGGTTCAGAAAATTTAATTGAAGATAATACTCCAAAAGAACTTCAAATCCGTTTATTAGTGTCTGAAAATGAAGGAGGCAGTGTTTTCGGAGGAGGAACAATCAAAAAAGGGAATGAAATACTTATCGAAGCAAAAGTGGAAGAAAATTATATTTTTGACGGTTGGTATTTAAATGGGGAATTATTATCTTCTGAACCTAAATATAAATTTACACCAGAGAAATCAATGGAAATTCAGGCTAAATTTATCCTTAAAGATATTCAATATTTAGCAGTTGATCCAGATAATATTTTGACTTTAGTTACCAAAAACGTCAGTTTAGGAAATTATAGACCTTCTGATTTAGTGGAATTACCTAAATATTTATTATCCAGACCACAATGGAGATATTATCTACGAAAGGAAGCTGCCTATTACTTAGAAAAAATGTGGGAGGATGCAAAGGAGCAAGGAATTACTTTATATGTAGCATCTGCTTTTAGGGATTATGAAACTCAAAAGCAAATCTATAATAATCATGTATTAAAATATGGAGAAGAGATGGCTAATAGAGTTTCAGCTAAACCTGGGACTTCTGAACATCAGCTCGGTACAACTGTGGATTTCGTCGATAGGCCAGAGGGTACCTTAAGTCAGAGTTTTGCTAATACTCCTGCAGGAAAATGGCTAATGGAAAATGCATATAAATATGGATTTGTCCTTAGTTATCCAGAAGGGAAAGAAAGCATTACCGGTTATATTTTTGAACCATGGCATTACCGTTATATAGGTGTAGATAAGGCAAAAGCTTGGAAGGAATCTGGTTTAACATTAAATCAGTTTTTAAAAGAACTTCCCCAAAACTTAATAAAGTTAGAAGCTACCAATACTAATAACTGA
- a CDS encoding ABC transporter ATP-binding protein, protein MVFVNVNELKKVYGNITAVNKISFTINNGEIFGLLGPNGAGKTTTISIIATLLKPTSGDVTIDNYSVTKKPHKVREILGYVPQDIALYPTLNARENLTFWGRMYNLNGKELKERVDEVLELVNLTERAKEPIKNYSGGMKRRINIAVGLLHKPKLLVMDEPTVGVDPQSRNSILETVKNLSKEGMTIIYTSHYMEEIESICDTVAIMDNGEIKALDTVNKLKEIVGNENTIKVFLHSPLTAERKTILLKTFNSSIQIKDREIYLTTNDGNDKLIDIISTLQSLDLEIDSVDIIKPNLEKVFLHLTGKSLRD, encoded by the coding sequence ATGGTTTTTGTTAATGTTAATGAATTAAAAAAAGTCTATGGAAATATTACTGCTGTTAACAAAATAAGTTTTACCATCAATAACGGAGAAATATTTGGACTTTTAGGACCTAATGGTGCAGGAAAAACTACAACTATCTCTATAATTGCCACTTTATTAAAGCCAACTTCTGGTGATGTTACTATTGATAATTACAGTGTAACAAAAAAACCACATAAAGTCAGGGAAATTTTAGGCTATGTCCCCCAGGACATTGCCCTTTATCCTACTTTAAATGCCAGAGAAAACCTTACCTTTTGGGGTAGGATGTATAACCTAAATGGTAAAGAATTAAAAGAAAGGGTTGATGAGGTTTTAGAATTAGTCAATTTAACGGAAAGGGCTAAAGAACCAATAAAAAATTATTCCGGTGGCATGAAAAGAAGAATAAATATAGCTGTGGGGTTATTACACAAACCAAAATTGCTAGTGATGGATGAGCCTACTGTAGGAGTAGACCCACAGTCCCGTAATAGTATTTTAGAAACAGTGAAAAATTTAAGTAAAGAAGGAATGACAATTATTTATACCAGTCATTATATGGAAGAAATCGAAAGTATTTGTGACACTGTTGCCATTATGGATAATGGAGAAATTAAAGCTTTAGATACGGTAAACAAATTAAAGGAAATTGTCGGCAATGAAAATACCATAAAAGTTTTCCTCCACTCTCCCCTTACTGCTGAAAGAAAAACAATATTATTAAAGACATTTAATTCTTCCATACAAATAAAAGATCGGGAAATTTATTTAACAACTAATGATGGTAATGACAAGCTTATCGATATTATTTCTACACTCCAATCATTAGATTTAGAGATAGATTCAGTAGATATTATTAAACCTAATCTAGAAAAAGTTTTTTTACATCTCACCGGAAAATCTTTAAGGGATTAG
- a CDS encoding ABC transporter permease — protein MKIIYLALNHLKIVFKSKMSIFWFFALPIALTMIIGFSTGQNSSEENFPVAIFDEENSFLTNYIIEKIEQNDLFTIQLVDLNTGLNLVETNEVAGFIHFPKNLDKINFYPADRRVSPFILEKELEKSLIELNNSLKIAEGIITVFNPERDLQILALEIIPFLKETPISINFIWNKGSENTPLIPYGNNFSSPGMAILFTLMSVVFSGAGVVLSEREYKTLARLLSTPISKKTLIYGKSLGIFFIGFVQLSILIFFGQFFLGVNWGENVWATLLLSLTFVFSASGLALALAAICKNPSQLAVIGNIVVMGISMLGGCYWPIELLPSHLQRISKLFPTGWAMEGYTNIIMRGFGLNYVLPNIFILLLFGILFLTFGIYKLKLDS, from the coding sequence GTGAAAATAATTTATTTAGCTTTGAATCATCTTAAAATTGTTTTTAAAAGTAAAATGTCAATTTTTTGGTTTTTCGCCTTACCCATTGCTTTGACTATGATTATTGGCTTTTCAACGGGGCAAAATTCCAGTGAAGAAAATTTTCCTGTTGCTATTTTTGATGAAGAAAATAGCTTCTTAACAAACTATATCATTGAAAAGATTGAACAAAATGATTTATTTACAATCCAGTTGGTTGATTTAAATACAGGGTTAAATTTAGTAGAAACAAATGAGGTCGCCGGTTTTATTCACTTCCCTAAAAATTTAGATAAAATTAATTTCTACCCTGCTGATCGCCGGGTTTCTCCCTTTATACTTGAAAAAGAATTAGAAAAATCCCTTATTGAATTAAATAATAGTTTAAAAATTGCCGAAGGAATAATTACAGTATTTAATCCTGAAAGGGATTTACAAATATTAGCTTTAGAAATAATTCCTTTCCTTAAAGAAACCCCTATTTCTATAAATTTTATTTGGAATAAGGGTAGTGAAAATACTCCTTTAATTCCTTATGGCAACAATTTCAGTTCACCGGGTATGGCAATTTTATTTACTTTAATGTCTGTAGTATTCTCCGGTGCAGGGGTTGTATTATCAGAAAGGGAATATAAAACTTTAGCCCGATTATTATCTACTCCTATATCTAAGAAAACTTTAATTTATGGAAAAAGTTTAGGGATTTTTTTCATTGGTTTTGTACAACTTTCTATCCTAATTTTTTTTGGCCAATTTTTCTTAGGAGTAAATTGGGGGGAAAATGTCTGGGCTACTTTGTTACTGAGCTTAACTTTTGTATTTTCCGCCTCTGGGCTTGCCCTGGCTTTGGCAGCGATTTGTAAGAATCCCAGTCAATTGGCGGTAATAGGAAATATTGTTGTCATGGGAATTTCTATGTTAGGTGGTTGTTACTGGCCTATAGAATTATTACCTTCCCATCTACAGAGGATATCTAAACTCTTTCCTACCGGCTGGGCAATGGAGGGTTATACCAATATAATCATGAGAGGATTTGGTTTAAATTATGTTTTACCAAACATCTTCATTTTATTGCTTTTTGGTATCCTGTTTTTGACCTTTGGAATTTATAAACTAAAATTAGATAGCTAA
- a CDS encoding DUF3798 domain-containing protein, which translates to MRKIFFSLLIGLLIFTLLGCGGKNEVKEDKFRIGIVTGTVSQGEEEFVAAQDMVKKYGEDVIKHVTYPDNFTKEQETTIANIVNLAADPLVKVIVIVQGVPGTAAAIEQVRETRDDVFFIVGVPHEDPAMIAKYADIVLETDNLFRGVSIMEQAKAMGAEKFIHYSFPRHMSYELLASRRDKLRETAEKLGIEFIEVDAPDPLGDAGIPGTQQFILEDVSRQVEVHGPNTAFFGTNCAMQEPLIREVLKNKAIYAEQCCPSPYHAYPGALGVSIPSDKTGDLEYLFEQIKIKVAEAGNTGRMATWKAPANMAMIWAATEYGVALAKGEVQGVNYDVLQKKFNEAVGGEVQLELLKGTENFYLFVVDSIVF; encoded by the coding sequence TTGAGAAAGATTTTCTTTTCTCTTTTAATCGGATTACTAATTTTTACCTTGTTAGGTTGTGGGGGTAAAAATGAAGTAAAAGAAGACAAATTTAGGATAGGGATTGTGACAGGAACAGTTTCTCAAGGAGAGGAAGAATTTGTTGCCGCTCAAGATATGGTAAAAAAATATGGCGAAGATGTAATTAAACATGTGACATATCCAGATAATTTTACTAAAGAACAAGAAACTACCATTGCTAATATTGTAAACTTAGCAGCTGATCCATTAGTGAAAGTAATAGTTATTGTTCAAGGGGTTCCTGGAACAGCAGCAGCTATAGAACAAGTTAGAGAAACAAGGGATGATGTATTCTTTATAGTAGGGGTTCCCCACGAAGATCCAGCTATGATTGCGAAATATGCCGATATCGTATTAGAAACAGATAATTTATTCCGTGGAGTTTCTATAATGGAACAAGCTAAAGCTATGGGAGCAGAGAAATTTATTCATTATTCTTTTCCTAGACATATGTCATATGAACTGTTAGCAAGCCGTCGGGATAAATTAAGGGAAACAGCTGAAAAATTAGGGATTGAGTTTATCGAAGTAGATGCTCCAGATCCATTAGGAGATGCCGGTATTCCCGGTACCCAACAGTTTATTTTAGAAGATGTTTCTAGACAAGTAGAAGTTCATGGACCAAATACAGCATTTTTTGGTACTAACTGTGCAATGCAAGAACCTTTAATTAGAGAAGTATTAAAGAATAAAGCTATTTATGCTGAACAGTGCTGTCCTAGTCCTTACCATGCATACCCAGGAGCATTAGGGGTGTCAATACCATCAGATAAGACTGGAGATTTAGAATACTTGTTTGAACAGATTAAAATTAAAGTTGCTGAAGCTGGGAATACAGGTCGTATGGCTACTTGGAAAGCACCTGCTAATATGGCAATGATCTGGGCTGCTACTGAATATGGAGTGGCCTTGGCTAAAGGGGAAGTACAAGGGGTTAACTATGATGTATTACAAAAAAAATTTAATGAAGCCGTTGGAGGAGAAGTTCAATTAGAGTTATTAAAAGGTACAGAGAATTTCTATCTGTTTGTCGTTGATTCTATTGTATTTTAG